A single genomic interval of Blastopirellula marina harbors:
- a CDS encoding DUF1501 domain-containing protein translates to MDRAQQRRQFLQQLAAASTATMMAGAPRMLTANEGNPIEHPAATADSCILLWMAGGMAAPDTFDPKKYVPFEVGTPVAKVESTFPSIDTNVDHIKISEGMENIAQVMDRGTLIRSHVLPDLGSILHSRHQYHWHTGYVPPQTVACPHIGAWMARVLGPLNPVMPAFINIGQRLEGVGEQEELKAFTTAGFFGSEFGPMNLPYPEQAAQSVRPPEGMKPERFANRNKLFNKLIDQSPMRDYTGDFQRESQLRSMEKAYRLLSAKEREAFDISLEPKESYEKYDTGRFGRGCLLARRLVENGARFVEVTTEYVPFLNWDTHANGNTTLKRMKQEIDLPVAQLIRDLEARGLLDRTLVILASEFSRDMIMEGKPGSSARDQATEAVDVFKEMKHYGQHRHFTGGSCVMMWGGGVRKGHLHGETANERPFVATKDPISVTDLHATVFNAMGISPKTVFDIERRPFYATEDGKGQAVTDIFGA, encoded by the coding sequence ATGGACCGCGCACAACAACGTCGACAATTCCTACAACAATTGGCCGCGGCCAGCACCGCCACCATGATGGCCGGCGCGCCGCGAATGCTGACCGCCAACGAAGGCAATCCGATCGAACATCCAGCTGCCACGGCTGATAGCTGCATCTTGCTGTGGATGGCTGGCGGCATGGCGGCCCCTGATACATTCGATCCGAAGAAGTACGTTCCGTTTGAGGTCGGCACGCCGGTCGCCAAGGTGGAAAGCACGTTCCCTTCGATTGATACTAACGTCGACCATATCAAGATCTCGGAAGGAATGGAGAACATCGCTCAGGTCATGGATCGCGGCACGCTGATTCGCTCGCACGTCTTGCCTGACCTGGGAAGCATTCTGCATTCGCGGCATCAATACCACTGGCATACCGGTTACGTCCCGCCACAAACGGTCGCTTGTCCGCACATCGGGGCGTGGATGGCCCGCGTGCTGGGTCCGCTTAACCCGGTGATGCCTGCGTTTATCAACATCGGCCAGCGATTAGAAGGTGTGGGTGAGCAGGAAGAGCTGAAAGCGTTCACCACGGCTGGCTTCTTTGGCAGCGAGTTCGGCCCCATGAACCTTCCTTACCCGGAACAGGCCGCGCAGTCGGTGCGTCCGCCGGAAGGGATGAAACCAGAGCGATTCGCCAATCGAAACAAGCTGTTCAACAAGCTAATCGATCAGTCGCCGATGCGCGACTACACCGGCGACTTCCAGCGCGAGTCGCAACTCCGTTCGATGGAGAAGGCGTATCGTCTGCTTAGCGCGAAAGAGCGAGAAGCATTTGACATTTCGCTGGAACCGAAAGAGAGCTACGAGAAATACGATACCGGCCGATTTGGCCGCGGCTGTTTGCTGGCCCGTCGTCTGGTCGAGAATGGGGCTCGCTTTGTGGAAGTGACCACCGAGTATGTTCCGTTTTTAAACTGGGACACACACGCCAACGGCAACACGACGCTCAAACGGATGAAGCAAGAAATCGACCTGCCGGTGGCGCAGCTGATTCGCGACCTGGAAGCCCGCGGGCTGCTCGACCGGACGCTCGTGATTTTGGCGAGCGAGTTCAGCCGCGACATGATCATGGAAGGAAAGCCTGGCTCCAGCGCGCGCGACCAAGCTACGGAAGCAGTCGACGTGTTCAAGGAAATGAAACATTACGGCCAACATCGCCACTTCACCGGCGGCTCGTGCGTGATGATGTGGGGCGGCGGTGTCCGCAAAGGGCACTTGCACGGCGAAACGGCAAATGAACGCCCCTTCGTCGCGACCAAAGATCCCATCTCGGTCACCGACCTGCATGCGACCGTCTTCAACGCGATGGGGATCAGCCCAAAAACGGTCTTCGATATTGAACGCCGTCCGTTTTATGCCACGGAAGATGGCAAAGGCCAAGCGGTCACGGATATCTTCGGGGCTTAG
- a CDS encoding c-type cytochrome: MRSFANLLPIALLMLATTELLAGALSGYRSPVDVVLADDGRWLATANQTSGSVSLIDIASGQVTDELACGSHPSFLQKCLGGEYLVVTDTFGGEVHVIAVTAGKLRLHATIEVGFEPTGIAVSGDGQTAYVGLVATGEVAQLNLGEGKLVRKLEVGKWPRYLALSPDGSRLAVGCSGESRIAVIDVPTWEVAYTEKLSGGINIGHMQCSADGKYVYFPWMIYRSNPINRDNIRRGWVLGSRIGRVRLDESEYREAITLDVPGTAVADPIGITMSHDEKRLVVGASGTHELLVYRRADLPWEGIGGPGDLIDPKLMRDRDLFARIELGGRPMGIAMADDDRTVYVANYLKDNVQVVDIAAHEVVREIPLGPSVEVSEIRQGEAVFYDARHSLDQWYSCHTCHYNGGVNSKAMDTWNDGSALTMKTVLPLDNLSKTGPWTWHGWQVDLNDAMHKSFTTTMQGRRASEAEKEAILAYLNTDRFPPNPFREKDGSLSPAAERGKQVFESSEANCASCHSGKYFTDGKIHDVGLSSDEDEYDGFNTPTLVGIYRKVRFLHDARARDLPEVLTDFHSPAEVSGTRDLTEEEIADLTAYLKSL; encoded by the coding sequence ATGAGAAGCTTTGCCAATCTCCTCCCAATTGCCCTGTTGATGCTTGCCACGACCGAGCTGCTAGCGGGAGCGTTAAGCGGATACCGTTCGCCCGTTGATGTGGTTTTGGCGGACGACGGCCGCTGGCTGGCCACCGCCAATCAAACTTCGGGCAGTGTCAGCTTGATCGATATCGCCTCGGGACAAGTCACCGACGAGCTGGCATGTGGCAGCCACCCCAGCTTTTTGCAGAAGTGCTTGGGGGGCGAATACTTGGTGGTGACCGATACGTTCGGGGGCGAGGTCCACGTGATCGCGGTGACCGCTGGTAAGCTTCGCCTGCACGCGACGATTGAAGTTGGATTTGAACCAACCGGGATCGCCGTTTCCGGTGACGGCCAAACGGCCTACGTCGGACTGGTCGCCACCGGCGAAGTCGCTCAGTTGAATCTGGGCGAGGGGAAGCTCGTTCGAAAGTTGGAAGTTGGCAAATGGCCGCGTTATCTGGCTCTCTCGCCCGATGGGTCCCGTCTGGCGGTTGGCTGCAGCGGAGAAAGCCGGATCGCGGTGATCGACGTACCGACTTGGGAAGTCGCTTACACCGAAAAGCTTTCAGGCGGGATCAATATCGGGCACATGCAGTGCTCGGCGGACGGCAAGTACGTTTACTTCCCCTGGATGATCTATCGCAGCAATCCAATCAATCGCGATAACATCCGTCGCGGCTGGGTGCTGGGCAGCCGCATCGGTCGGGTGCGTCTGGATGAATCAGAATATCGCGAAGCCATCACGCTCGACGTCCCTGGCACCGCAGTCGCCGATCCGATTGGGATCACGATGAGCCATGACGAGAAACGCTTGGTTGTGGGGGCTTCTGGTACACACGAACTGCTGGTCTATCGGCGGGCTGATCTTCCGTGGGAAGGCATCGGCGGACCTGGCGACTTGATCGATCCGAAGCTGATGCGCGATCGTGATTTATTCGCCCGCATCGAACTGGGCGGCCGTCCGATGGGAATCGCCATGGCCGATGACGATCGAACCGTCTACGTGGCGAACTACTTGAAGGATAACGTCCAGGTCGTTGACATCGCGGCTCATGAGGTCGTGCGTGAGATTCCCCTTGGCCCGTCGGTCGAAGTGAGTGAAATCCGGCAGGGTGAAGCAGTTTTCTACGATGCCCGACATAGTCTCGATCAGTGGTACAGCTGCCACACGTGCCATTACAACGGTGGTGTGAACTCAAAGGCGATGGATACCTGGAACGACGGTTCCGCCCTGACGATGAAGACGGTGCTGCCGTTGGATAACCTGAGCAAGACGGGCCCTTGGACCTGGCATGGTTGGCAAGTCGACTTAAACGATGCGATGCACAAGTCGTTCACCACCACGATGCAAGGACGCCGGGCGAGTGAAGCAGAGAAGGAAGCGATCCTGGCCTACTTGAACACCGATCGTTTTCCTCCCAATCCGTTTCGCGAAAAAGATGGCTCGCTAAGTCCCGCGGCCGAGCGTGGCAAGCAAGTCTTCGAGAGCAGTGAGGCCAACTGCGCGAGCTGCCACAGCGGCAAGTACTTCACCGACGGCAAGATCCACGATGTCGGCCTCAGTTCCGACGAAGACGAATACGATGGCTTCAACACGCCGACGCTGGTTGGCATCTATCGCAAGGTCCGTTTCCTGCACGACGCCCGCGCACGTGACCTGCCGGAAGTCTTAACCGACTTCCATTCCCCAGCGGAAGTCTCCGGCACGCGCGATCTCACCGAAGAGGAAATCGCTGACCTGACGGCTTACTTGAAGTCGCTATAA
- a CDS encoding RNA ligase family protein, translated as MAKPLYYPKISDARDFPLGKCLAFEKLDGTNVHFDWIRQQGWQAFGTRRDRFSWDPQGIDQFEQKHPELNQVADAFTLALAETLQAKFVSDQSCEAWSHVRCFGEYFGPHSFAGGHLDEDVKQIVLFDVEVDGQLLNPFEFVELFRELPIARVVYQGKFNGNFTEAVRAGKFDVAEGVICKTGRRGNVHMAKIKTNAYLARLKQSFGSKWRDYWE; from the coding sequence ATGGCAAAACCACTGTACTATCCAAAGATTTCCGATGCACGCGACTTTCCACTCGGCAAGTGCCTTGCGTTCGAAAAGCTCGACGGGACTAACGTACATTTCGATTGGATTCGGCAGCAAGGTTGGCAGGCATTTGGAACACGTCGCGATCGTTTTTCATGGGATCCGCAAGGCATCGATCAATTCGAACAGAAACACCCGGAACTCAACCAGGTAGCGGACGCGTTCACACTAGCCTTGGCCGAAACGCTTCAAGCAAAGTTTGTCTCCGACCAAAGCTGTGAAGCTTGGTCCCATGTTCGCTGCTTTGGTGAGTACTTCGGTCCCCATTCATTTGCTGGTGGTCATCTCGATGAGGATGTGAAACAGATTGTGTTGTTCGATGTCGAAGTCGACGGACAACTTTTGAATCCGTTCGAGTTTGTCGAACTTTTTCGCGAACTCCCGATTGCCCGCGTTGTCTACCAAGGCAAGTTCAACGGCAACTTTACTGAGGCCGTTCGAGCAGGCAAATTCGACGTCGCCGAAGGCGTGATTTGCAAAACAGGTCGACGTGGAAATGTTCACATGGCCAAGATCAAAACCAATGCGTACCTCGCTCGCTTGAAGCAATCGTTCGGCAGCAAGTGGCGTGACTATTGGGAATAA
- a CDS encoding PEP-CTERM sorting domain-containing protein translates to MYRAFCRGFAGLAIAISGVSFSFAGMLSNGPLTVETNDTTGTVHDITFNGTHFFEYNPIADFGFQGKNNPTLELNQSNAATDYFDLSMSGLSYSGTYDNVLDIAFTRTYSLVPGQNVLRVETSFTNNSADAADFSYFDIYDPDPGATSAADDVATINDRFILDSVEVGQASLASGLSVLIGSYDSRAVVGSGNPTGNWTSFFSSGNPDANGALSAANRLQIGLQTTLASGAMTSFTYDLAFGTSVSGTQNEFIEANVATVPEPTSLALYGLGTLCCGIGAAYKRRMKKNKDA, encoded by the coding sequence ATGTACCGAGCTTTCTGCCGGGGATTCGCGGGTCTCGCGATCGCCATCTCCGGTGTATCCTTCAGTTTCGCAGGGATGCTTTCCAACGGTCCGCTGACCGTCGAAACGAATGACACGACGGGCACCGTCCATGACATCACGTTTAATGGAACGCACTTCTTCGAGTACAACCCCATCGCCGATTTCGGATTTCAAGGCAAAAACAACCCAACCTTGGAACTCAACCAGTCGAACGCGGCCACCGACTACTTTGATCTTTCGATGAGCGGCTTGAGCTACTCGGGAACGTACGATAACGTCCTCGACATCGCTTTCACGCGCACCTACTCTTTGGTCCCCGGTCAAAATGTATTGCGAGTGGAAACTTCGTTTACCAACAACTCTGCAGATGCTGCGGACTTCTCCTACTTCGACATCTACGATCCTGATCCAGGTGCAACGTCGGCGGCGGACGATGTGGCGACTATCAACGATCGTTTCATCCTCGACTCGGTTGAAGTCGGCCAGGCTTCGCTTGCTTCTGGCCTTTCCGTTTTGATTGGTTCGTACGATTCACGCGCTGTTGTTGGTTCCGGCAATCCGACCGGCAACTGGACGTCGTTCTTTTCGTCGGGCAATCCCGATGCCAATGGGGCATTGTCAGCTGCCAACCGTTTGCAAATCGGTTTGCAAACTACACTCGCCTCTGGTGCGATGACCTCGTTCACTTATGATCTGGCATTCGGCACCAGCGTGTCGGGCACACAAAACGAATTCATCGAAGCGAACGTCGCCACGGTGCCCGAACCAACCTCACTGGCCCTTTACGGCCTCGGCACTCTGTGTTGTGGAATCGGTGCGGCTTACAAACGCCGAATGAAGAAGAACAAGGACGCCTAG
- a CDS encoding Fic family protein, with amino-acid sequence MPLLFKKVSNVRQWQYVDALIPHLATTLEMPWESMSLDVANREVAPSIAEINTIHESLLVRRCGLSAVEQIKSIAALTRPATFQDLCQVQQAVLGIDNVAFRATNAFTPCRHERYAYFAGLPELFARKVAADLADSCPAIIKAARVYLDIIFVHPFPDGNARAAILWLSYFCYRARLPLPDYRRLFAFPFVSGSRRCYSAFVEFIVEEIEKHGR; translated from the coding sequence ATGCCTCTCCTCTTTAAAAAGGTATCCAACGTTCGCCAATGGCAATACGTCGACGCGCTCATTCCTCACCTGGCGACCACCCTCGAAATGCCTTGGGAATCAATGTCTCTTGATGTTGCAAATAGGGAAGTTGCCCCTTCGATCGCGGAGATCAACACCATCCATGAATCGTTGCTGGTCCGTCGCTGCGGCCTGTCGGCGGTGGAGCAAATCAAATCTATCGCGGCGTTGACAAGGCCAGCCACATTTCAAGATCTTTGTCAGGTCCAGCAAGCGGTACTGGGAATTGATAACGTGGCGTTCCGGGCAACGAACGCGTTTACTCCCTGTCGCCACGAACGATACGCTTACTTTGCTGGGCTTCCCGAGTTGTTCGCGCGAAAGGTGGCCGCAGATCTTGCGGATAGTTGCCCGGCCATTATCAAGGCGGCTCGCGTTTATCTCGATATCATCTTCGTGCATCCCTTTCCTGATGGAAACGCCCGAGCCGCGATCTTGTGGTTGAGTTACTTCTGCTATCGTGCCAGGCTGCCACTGCCAGACTACCGCCGATTGTTTGCCTTCCCGTTCGTGTCCGGCAGTCGGCGCTGCTACTCGGCGTTCGTCGAGTTTATTGTCGAGGAGATCGAAAAACATGGCCGCTGA
- a CDS encoding ADP-ribosylglycohydrolase family protein, translating to MGVSLEQRFQGCLCGLAVGDALGGRFEAQSAEHLRQRFSNVDSLINYVTDEIWYTDDTQMTIAIAEVLADHGEILEEPLCAAFVANYVPSRGYGRGARMVIEAMEDGEDHRAVARKHFPGGSYGNGAAMRVAPVGLIFQGNSEELLKQAEFSSLPTHVHPLGIEGAQLIAAAVAYVTKTTSFDRADFFSYLLSHCQSEDHRAKLAAAAKVELVEQLAKLGNGIEALESVPTAIASFALTPDSYTETIGNVILLGGDTDTLAAMAGAISGAYLGIEGIPARLLKHLEESAKGRSYIMDLAKRLFQRHQETSVSR from the coding sequence TTGGGCGTTTCACTGGAACAGCGATTTCAAGGATGTCTGTGCGGACTGGCCGTTGGCGATGCTTTGGGCGGCCGCTTCGAGGCCCAATCGGCCGAGCATCTGCGGCAACGATTCTCGAACGTCGATTCGCTGATCAATTATGTGACCGATGAAATCTGGTACACCGATGACACGCAAATGACGATCGCCATAGCCGAAGTCTTGGCCGACCATGGCGAGATTTTGGAAGAACCACTTTGCGCTGCGTTCGTAGCCAACTACGTCCCTTCGCGTGGCTACGGCCGCGGAGCGCGGATGGTGATCGAAGCGATGGAAGATGGCGAAGACCATCGAGCGGTCGCCAGAAAGCACTTTCCTGGCGGTTCGTACGGCAACGGGGCGGCGATGCGTGTCGCGCCGGTCGGGCTAATCTTCCAGGGCAATTCGGAGGAGCTGTTGAAGCAAGCAGAGTTCTCCTCGTTGCCGACACACGTTCATCCGCTGGGAATTGAAGGCGCCCAGCTTATCGCCGCCGCTGTTGCTTACGTGACGAAGACGACCTCCTTCGATCGAGCCGACTTCTTTTCATACTTGCTATCTCACTGCCAATCGGAAGATCACCGCGCGAAGCTGGCGGCTGCCGCGAAGGTTGAATTGGTCGAACAACTCGCAAAGCTGGGCAATGGGATCGAGGCCCTCGAGTCGGTTCCGACCGCGATCGCCAGCTTCGCGCTAACGCCTGACTCTTATACCGAAACCATTGGTAACGTCATTCTGCTGGGCGGCGACACCGATACCTTGGCGGCCATGGCGGGGGCGATCAGCGGGGCTTATCTCGGCATCGAAGGAATTCCTGCGCGGCTTCTGAAACACCTCGAGGAATCAGCCAAGGGGCGAAGCTACATTATGGACTTGGCGAAGCGATTGTTTCAGCGGCATCAAGAAACGTCGGTCAGTCGTTAG
- a CDS encoding sialidase family protein gives MKPLLASAALLAFVFTHFTLSASAAEVDSTVVWKSGEDGYHTYRIPALIQAADGTMLAFSEGRRSSRSDTGAIDLVMKRSTDQGKTWGEQVVVWQDEDNTCGNPCPVVDESTGRIHLLLTHNLGEDHESQIKLKKAKSTRTVWVCHSDDNGQTWTKPKEITSSTKNPDWGWYATGPGVGIQIKHGPHKGRLVIPCDHSYSVDPSVRKEGYGFGSHVIFSDDHGKTWELGGTIHPDMNECQVIEVGDQGHLVIDMRSYRGQGCRAQSVSTDGGATWSEITDARQMISPVCQASLIRYSWPTDGQPGLLLFSSPRDPKKRRNLTILGSFDDGKDWSWQQTLYPGNSAYSCLAPLGDGMVGCLGEVGEKSAYDTITLFRVPVPQPK, from the coding sequence TTGAAACCTCTGCTTGCGTCTGCTGCTTTGCTTGCGTTCGTCTTCACTCATTTCACTCTGTCCGCTTCCGCCGCCGAAGTCGACTCTACCGTCGTATGGAAGAGTGGTGAAGATGGCTATCACACCTATCGTATTCCCGCATTGATCCAAGCCGCCGATGGGACAATGTTGGCTTTTAGCGAAGGACGACGCAGTTCGCGGAGCGATACTGGGGCGATCGATCTGGTGATGAAACGCTCGACCGATCAAGGTAAAACCTGGGGCGAGCAAGTCGTTGTCTGGCAAGATGAAGACAACACCTGTGGAAACCCTTGTCCTGTGGTGGATGAATCGACCGGACGCATTCACTTGCTACTGACGCATAACCTGGGCGAAGACCACGAATCGCAAATCAAACTGAAGAAAGCAAAATCAACCCGCACGGTTTGGGTTTGCCACAGTGACGATAACGGACAGACTTGGACCAAGCCAAAAGAGATTACCAGCAGCACCAAGAACCCTGACTGGGGCTGGTATGCCACCGGTCCTGGCGTGGGTATTCAGATTAAGCATGGGCCGCACAAAGGCCGCTTGGTGATTCCCTGCGATCATAGCTACTCGGTAGATCCATCGGTACGAAAAGAAGGCTATGGTTTCGGTTCGCACGTGATCTTCAGCGACGACCACGGCAAGACCTGGGAACTGGGTGGCACCATCCATCCTGATATGAACGAATGTCAGGTTATCGAGGTCGGCGATCAGGGACACTTGGTGATCGATATGCGTTCGTACCGCGGCCAAGGTTGCCGTGCGCAATCAGTCAGCACCGACGGCGGCGCGACCTGGTCCGAGATCACCGATGCTCGCCAAATGATTTCGCCCGTTTGTCAGGCCAGCTTAATTCGCTACTCGTGGCCGACCGACGGACAGCCAGGCTTGCTGCTGTTCTCGAGCCCGCGCGATCCGAAGAAACGCCGCAACCTGACCATCCTAGGTAGCTTCGATGATGGGAAGGATTGGTCGTGGCAACAAACTCTATATCCTGGGAACTCCGCTTATTCGTGTTTGGCTCCTCTTGGCGACGGCATGGTAGGCTGCCTGGGCGAGGTTGGTGAAAAGAGTGCCTACGATACAATCACTCTCTTCCGCGTCCCGGTTCCTCAACCCAAGTAG
- a CDS encoding response regulator, which translates to MRIVHKLLLATVLPALLIWVVGYYAVAVSEHSLREIIEDRSAARAAAVMDEIDRALRTHVANLKALTRSNLVLETLDAANEEFAMYSDPAAEVARLDEEWQTGTVPEQQKLLSRFLDNELSQELRVRLEKLQEATGYAVYGEIFFTNQYGGIAALTSRTSDYRQDDEMWWQEAAKHGVFIGDVSFDDSARVYSVDICMSVETQEGKLAGVMKAVLNIQEVFSIIDGQSRVDTNAHTEFFLFTHDYRIIRGPPGVSAPLADGRKYFQNLDQDFTQKGIIATRHRPNGEGEVLAAYATSTGETGSPQNLHWIVMVQQEAAQVFAPIRIMRQNIWSLALFATLLTLAVAGGFSWSLSRRIREITDASAAIGEGDWEAKVPVRGSDEATTLAKQFNQMTEQLTEMNQQLVRAKEQAESANQSKSDFLANMSHEIRTPMNGIIGMTELLLNTDLTVEQREYQKLVQSSADSLLVLLNDILDFSKIEAGKMELEQMPFRLREVLGSTVHTLASRASQKGIELAARILPEVPDGLVGDAGRLRQIIVNLVGNAIKFTDRGEVVMKVENESFSGDKIRLHFSVHDTGIGITSKQQKTIFEAFTQADASTTRQYGGTGLGLAISSQLTKMMGGRIWVESELGEGSTFHFIVEFRRAADAAPTTPAGLDTLYDLKVLVVDDNLTNRIICEEMLNSWGMKPTVVGSGPNALVEIDKAKQNKAPFKLVLIDVMMPGMDGIELVEHIRRIADPSQLTIMLLSSADRPIEAQLADRLGIAKSITKPITQSMLLNGIASALGTMRGDSKQLNRFSPDGSTEFRARNILLAEDGVVNRKVAESLLENRGHRVTSVENGRLAVDAFRAGTFDVILMDVQMPVLDGFAATTEIRELEGDSPHKIPIIALTAHAMKGDRERCLAVGMNEYVSKPFRPQELFAAVERVHEDESPPEPSVEPQVHSNGAPPMDQQRALENVGGNHEILQEMIELFIGECPKQMHEIESAHADGDLQRLTRSAHTLKGSVALFAADAATEAAKRIEFMGRNNNVDEFDAAWAELQEDIDQLMSALGEIRSNGK; encoded by the coding sequence ATGCGAATCGTTCACAAGTTGCTTCTGGCGACCGTTTTGCCAGCCCTGTTGATCTGGGTTGTTGGCTATTACGCCGTAGCGGTGAGCGAACATAGCTTACGCGAGATCATTGAAGATCGCTCCGCTGCCAGGGCGGCGGCCGTGATGGACGAAATCGATCGAGCGTTACGTACGCACGTTGCTAATCTTAAGGCGCTGACTCGCAGCAACTTGGTTCTGGAAACATTAGATGCCGCGAATGAAGAGTTTGCCATGTACTCCGATCCTGCGGCCGAGGTCGCTCGACTGGACGAAGAGTGGCAGACCGGTACCGTGCCGGAGCAGCAGAAGTTACTGTCACGATTCTTAGATAACGAGCTCTCACAAGAATTACGTGTTCGACTGGAGAAACTTCAGGAAGCAACCGGCTACGCGGTGTATGGCGAAATCTTCTTTACCAATCAGTACGGCGGGATCGCCGCGCTGACCAGCCGCACATCGGACTATCGACAAGATGACGAGATGTGGTGGCAGGAAGCTGCCAAGCATGGCGTGTTTATCGGAGATGTTTCCTTCGACGACAGTGCTCGTGTCTACTCGGTCGATATCTGCATGTCGGTCGAGACACAGGAGGGGAAGCTGGCCGGCGTGATGAAAGCGGTGCTCAACATCCAAGAAGTCTTCAGCATCATCGATGGCCAATCGCGCGTTGACACCAACGCACATACCGAGTTCTTTCTGTTTACACACGACTATCGCATCATCCGCGGACCTCCCGGAGTTTCCGCACCGCTGGCGGATGGGCGAAAGTATTTTCAGAACCTCGATCAAGACTTCACCCAGAAAGGGATCATCGCCACCCGACACCGCCCCAACGGCGAAGGTGAGGTGCTTGCCGCTTATGCGACTTCCACCGGCGAGACAGGTTCGCCACAAAACTTGCACTGGATTGTGATGGTCCAACAAGAGGCCGCGCAAGTGTTTGCCCCCATTCGGATCATGCGGCAGAACATTTGGTCACTGGCACTATTCGCAACGCTGTTAACGCTGGCAGTTGCCGGTGGGTTCTCATGGTCCCTTTCGCGCAGGATCCGGGAGATCACGGACGCATCCGCTGCGATTGGCGAAGGGGATTGGGAAGCCAAAGTTCCCGTGCGAGGCAGCGACGAAGCGACCACGCTGGCCAAGCAGTTTAATCAGATGACCGAACAGTTGACCGAAATGAATCAGCAGCTCGTTCGGGCCAAAGAGCAAGCCGAGTCGGCCAATCAGTCCAAGAGCGACTTCCTGGCCAACATGAGTCACGAAATTCGCACACCGATGAACGGCATCATCGGAATGACCGAGTTGCTACTGAACACTGACTTGACGGTGGAGCAGCGCGAGTACCAAAAACTGGTGCAAAGCTCGGCCGACTCTTTGCTCGTGCTGCTAAACGACATCCTCGACTTTTCGAAGATCGAAGCGGGCAAGATGGAACTGGAGCAGATGCCGTTCCGTCTGCGCGAGGTGCTGGGCTCGACGGTCCATACGCTCGCGAGTCGTGCTTCGCAGAAAGGAATCGAACTGGCGGCCCGCATCTTACCCGAAGTCCCCGATGGCCTGGTCGGCGATGCGGGACGATTACGGCAAATCATCGTCAACCTCGTTGGGAATGCCATCAAGTTCACCGACCGAGGCGAAGTGGTGATGAAAGTCGAGAATGAATCGTTCTCAGGCGACAAAATTCGACTCCATTTTTCGGTCCATGACACCGGGATCGGGATTACTTCCAAGCAGCAGAAGACAATCTTCGAGGCGTTCACCCAGGCCGATGCCTCTACCACGCGGCAATACGGCGGCACAGGGTTGGGCCTGGCGATTTCGTCGCAGCTGACCAAGATGATGGGTGGCCGCATCTGGGTGGAAAGTGAACTGGGGGAAGGCAGCACCTTCCACTTTATTGTGGAATTCCGCCGAGCAGCCGATGCCGCCCCAACCACACCGGCGGGGCTCGATACGCTGTATGACTTGAAGGTGCTTGTCGTTGACGATAACCTCACCAATCGCATCATCTGCGAAGAGATGCTCAACAGCTGGGGCATGAAGCCGACGGTGGTTGGCAGCGGCCCGAATGCACTGGTCGAGATCGACAAAGCCAAACAAAACAAGGCGCCGTTCAAGCTGGTGCTGATCGACGTGATGATGCCCGGGATGGACGGGATCGAACTGGTGGAACACATTCGCCGCATTGCTGATCCCTCGCAACTGACGATCATGCTGCTTTCGTCGGCCGATCGTCCGATTGAAGCTCAGCTGGCTGATCGCTTGGGAATTGCCAAGAGCATTACTAAGCCGATCACCCAGTCGATGTTACTCAATGGTATTGCCTCGGCTCTCGGGACCATGCGCGGCGACTCCAAGCAGCTGAACCGCTTCTCGCCAGACGGCAGCACGGAATTTCGCGCTCGAAATATCTTGCTGGCCGAAGATGGCGTGGTGAATCGTAAGGTGGCCGAAAGCTTGTTGGAGAATCGCGGACACCGAGTCACTTCCGTCGAGAATGGCCGCCTGGCCGTCGATGCGTTCCGCGCAGGCACCTTCGACGTGATCTTGATGGATGTGCAGATGCCGGTTCTCGACGGATTTGCCGCGACCACCGAGATTCGCGAGCTGGAAGGAGACTCTCCGCACAAGATTCCGATCATCGCCCTGACCGCGCACGCAATGAAGGGGGATCGTGAACGCTGCTTGGCGGTGGGCATGAACGAGTACGTCTCGAAACCATTTCGTCCGCAAGAGCTGTTCGCCGCGGTTGAACGCGTTCACGAAGATGAAAGCCCGCCTGAGCCAAGTGTCGAGCCGCAAGTGCACTCCAATGGAGCCCCACCCATGGATCAGCAGCGAGCGTTAGAGAACGTCGGCGGGAACCACGAGATCTTGCAAGAGATGATCGAGCTGTTTATTGGGGAATGCCCAAAGCAAATGCACGAGATCGAATCCGCGCATGCCGACGGCGACTTGCAGCGGCTGACCCGTTCGGCGCATACCCTGAAAGGGTCGGTCGCGTTGTTCGCGGCCGACGCGGCCACGGAGGCAGCCAAACGAATCGAATTTATGGGTCGTAACAACAACGTCGATGAATTCGACGCAGCTTGGGCTGAGTTGCAGGAAGATATCGATCAGCTAATGTCTGCACTCGGCGAAATCCGATCCAATGGTAAATAG